From a region of the Candidatus Binatus sp. genome:
- the groL gene encoding chaperonin GroEL (60 kDa chaperone family; promotes refolding of misfolded polypeptides especially under stressful conditions; forms two stacked rings of heptamers to form a barrel-shaped 14mer; ends can be capped by GroES; misfolded proteins enter the barrel where they are refolded when GroES binds), with amino-acid sequence MPAKIVRFGQESREKILKGVNVLADAVTVTLGPKGRNVVLEKSFGAPTVTKDGVTVAKEIELEDKFENMGAQMVKEVASKTSDVAGDGTTTATVLARQIFTEGIKMVAAGHDPMSLKRGINRAVEAITAELKNLSKPTKDRKEIAQVGTISANNDSTIGDIIAEAMEKVGKEGVITVEEARGLETQLEVVEGMQFDRGYLSPYFVTDPERMEAKLEDVFILIHEKKISSMKDLLPILETIAKSGKPFLIIAEDIEGEALATLVVNKIRGTLSCVAVKAPGFGDRRKAMLEDIAVLTGGRAISEELGLKLENITLTDLGRAKRLVVDKDNCTIIDGAGKKADIEGRIKQIRAQIEETTSDYDREKLQERLAKLVGGVAVIRVGAATEVEMKEKKARVEDALHATRAAVEEGVVPGGGVALIRASSVLDNMRASEAEKVGIAIIKKAIEGPAWWIASNAGWEGSVVVDKIKNNKGPFGFNAASEEFEDLMKAGIIDPTKVVRSALQNAASVASLLLTTECMVAEKPDEKGAGSGGGMPGGMPPGGMM; translated from the coding sequence ATGCCTGCAAAGATAGTTCGTTTCGGACAAGAATCGCGCGAGAAGATCCTCAAAGGGGTCAATGTTCTCGCCGATGCCGTCACTGTGACGCTCGGTCCCAAGGGCCGAAACGTCGTGTTGGAGAAGAGCTTCGGCGCTCCGACGGTGACCAAGGACGGGGTGACAGTCGCCAAGGAAATCGAGCTCGAAGACAAGTTCGAGAACATGGGCGCGCAGATGGTCAAAGAGGTCGCGTCGAAGACCTCCGACGTGGCGGGCGACGGCACCACCACGGCGACCGTGCTGGCGCGGCAGATCTTCACCGAGGGGATCAAGATGGTCGCCGCGGGGCACGATCCGATGTCGCTCAAGCGCGGGATCAATCGCGCGGTCGAGGCTATCACCGCCGAGCTCAAGAACCTGTCCAAGCCGACCAAGGATCGCAAGGAAATCGCGCAAGTCGGCACCATCTCGGCCAACAACGACTCGACCATCGGCGACATCATTGCCGAGGCGATGGAGAAGGTCGGCAAGGAAGGCGTCATCACGGTTGAAGAGGCGCGCGGACTGGAGACCCAGCTCGAAGTGGTCGAGGGGATGCAGTTCGACCGCGGCTACCTGTCGCCGTACTTCGTGACCGATCCGGAGCGGATGGAAGCGAAGCTCGAGGACGTGTTCATCCTGATCCACGAGAAGAAGATTTCGTCGATGAAGGATTTGCTTCCGATCCTCGAGACGATTGCCAAGAGCGGCAAGCCGTTCCTGATTATCGCCGAGGATATCGAAGGCGAGGCGCTGGCGACGCTGGTGGTGAACAAGATTCGCGGCACGCTGTCGTGCGTCGCGGTCAAGGCGCCGGGCTTCGGCGATCGGCGCAAGGCGATGCTCGAAGACATCGCGGTTCTGACCGGCGGGCGCGCCATTTCCGAGGAGCTCGGGCTCAAGCTCGAGAACATCACGCTGACCGACCTCGGCCGCGCCAAGCGCCTGGTGGTTGACAAGGACAACTGCACGATCATCGACGGCGCAGGCAAGAAGGCCGACATCGAGGGCCGGATCAAGCAGATTCGCGCGCAGATCGAAGAGACCACCTCGGACTACGATCGCGAGAAGCTGCAGGAACGGCTGGCCAAGCTGGTCGGCGGAGTGGCCGTGATTCGGGTCGGCGCCGCGACCGAAGTCGAGATGAAGGAAAAGAAGGCCCGGGTCGAGGACGCGCTGCATGCAACCCGCGCCGCAGTCGAAGAGGGCGTGGTCCCGGGCGGCGGCGTCGCGCTGATTCGCGCCTCGAGCGTGCTCGATAACATGCGCGCCAGCGAGGCCGAAAAAGTCGGCATCGCGATCATCAAGAAGGCGATCGAAGGCCCGGCTTGGTGGATCGCATCCAACGCCGGATGGGAAGGCTCGGTCGTGGTCGATAAGATCAAGAACAACAAGGGGCCGTTTGGATTCAACGCGGCCAGCGAGGAGTTCGAAGATCTGATGAAGGCCGGAATCATCGACCCGACCAAGGTCGTTCGCAGCGCGCTGCAAAATGCGGCGTCGGTGGCGAGCCTGCTACTGACGACCGAGTGCATGGTGGCGGAGAAGCCCGATGAAAAAGGTGCGGGCTCAGGCGGCGGAATGCCGGGCGGAATGCCTCCGGGCGGCATGATGTAA
- the groES gene encoding co-chaperone GroES: protein MKIKPLGDRILVKRIKEEERTKGGIIIPDTAKEKPQEGKVVAVGKGKYGDDGKLIPIEVRAGDKILFGKYSGSEFKHEGEDLLILREDDILGIIE, encoded by the coding sequence ATGAAAATCAAGCCACTGGGCGATCGAATTCTCGTCAAGCGTATCAAGGAAGAGGAGCGGACCAAGGGTGGAATAATCATCCCGGACACCGCCAAGGAAAAGCCCCAGGAGGGCAAGGTTGTCGCCGTCGGCAAGGGCAAATATGGCGACGACGGCAAGCTCATCCCGATCGAGGTCAGGGCGGGGGACAAGATCCTGTTCGGCAAATACTCGGGCAGCGAGTTCAAGCACGAGGGCGAAGATCTGCTGATCCTGCGCGAGGACGACATCCTGGGAATCATCGAGTAG